One stretch of Prunus persica cultivar Lovell chromosome G1, Prunus_persica_NCBIv2, whole genome shotgun sequence DNA includes these proteins:
- the LOC18793575 gene encoding disease resistance protein RPP8 — protein MAEAVVSVVLESVRDFTIQEAKFLSGVSRQVEAAQTELEFMQGFLKDADARQGQDTRVQICVAKIRDAAYDLEDIIETYGLKVDSKKKKRGLKNVLKRFACIFKEGVDVHMIAAEIENITTKISALRSNLQSYNIKEIRDRDSGGGESSLQLHERLRRSYSHVVERDVVGLESNVEELVVHLVKDENRHQVVSVWGMGGLGKTTLARKVYHHKKVRQHFLSFAWVCISQRFQVRNVWERILIELTSATKEPKQEIKDMTDDEIAKKLFCVMEEMRCLVILDDIWSIETWNLLKVAFPNVETESTILLTTRNQAVASLPNRNVFLHKLQPLNENESWELLVKKAIPARAEIEGLIFLRQQGHGSEKTMEDIARDCLSELVERCLVQVGTSGSTGTIKDCRIHDLIRDMCLLKAKDESFLQINYSLQENTSSVTAQASQLGKIRRLAIYVDEKADRLVSSRDETNGHVRSLLFFGLREWRPKSEKGLLSPLKDFKVLRVLKVEGLRARRVELPSEIGNMVHLRFLSVRRSEIKTFPSSLGNLVCLQTLDFRVSSYIDMVIPNVIKKMKQLRHLYLPWNYRAKGKLELSTLGHLQTLHNLSSEYCDLKDVGRLTNLRKLKIRVLGSLQNLEEILKSTSSTLNRIRSLIVKNDTNSGEEQAMQIVSSCPGIYKLTLDGPIAELPKELHNYPNLTKLVLWSCGLKEDQMGILEKLPNLTNLKLFEKPFEENTKILVFSRGGFPSLEFLHVSRMDQITELRVEKGAMPRLCQLCIQFCSGLTTLPDGLRYLIYLKELTIRWMCRELHRRIEEDGEDFYKIQHVPCLLIGEPLD, from the exons ATGGCTGAGGCAGTTGTTTCCGTCGTGCTCGAAAGTGTCAGAGACTTCACCATTCAGGAAGCCAAGTTCTTGTCTGGAGTCAGCCGTCAAGTTGAAGCTGCACAAACTGAGCTAGAATTCATGCAGGGATTCCTCAAAGATGCAGATGCAAGACAAGGACAAGATACAAGAGTCCAGATTTGTGTTGCCAAAATTAGAGATGCGGCTTATGATTTGGAAGATATTATTGAAACTTATGGCTTGAAAGTGGattccaagaagaagaaaagaggccTCAAGAATGTTCTCAAAAGATTTGCCTGCATCTTCAAGGAAGGGGTTGATGTTCACATGATTGCGGCAGAAATTGAGAATATCACTACCAAAATTTCTGCGTTGAGATCGAATTTGCAGAGTTATAACATAAAGGAAATAAGGGACAGGGACAGCGGTGGTGGTGAATCGTCCTTGCAATTGCATGAGAGGCTAAGGAGAAGTTATTCTCATGTTGTTGAACGTGATGTTGTTGGGTTAGAGTCCAACGTTGAAGAATTGGTTGTGCATTTGGTGAAAGATGAAAACCGTCATCAAGTTGTATCTGTTTGGGGTATGGGCGGTTTAGGGAAGACCACCCTTGCAAGAAAGGTTTATCATCACAAAAAAGTAAGGCAGCATTTCCTTAGTTTTGCTTGGGTCTGTATATCTCAACGTTTTCAAGTCAGAAATGTTTGGGAAAGAATTTTAATTGAACTCACTTCTGCTACCAAGgaaccaaaacaagaaattaaggaCATGACAGATGATGAAATAGCAAAGAAGCTTTTTTGTGTCATGGAAGAAATGAGATGTTTGGTGATTCTTGATGACATTTGGAGTATCGAGACATGGAATCTTTTGAAGGTTGCATTTCCAAACGTGGAAACAGAGAGCACAATATTGCTTACTACACGGAATCAAGCAGTAGCTTCGCTCCCAAATAGAAATGTTTTTCTCCACAAACTCCAGCCACTCAATGAGAATGAGAGTTGGGAACTACTTGTGAAGAAAGCAATACCTGCAAGGGCTGAAATCG AAGGTCTTATCTTCTTAAGACAACAAGGTCATGGTTCGGAAAAAACAATGGAGGATATAGCACGTGATTGCTTAAGTGAGTTAGTGGAAAGGTGTTTGGTTCAAGTGGGAACAAGTGGTTCAACTGGGACAATTAAAGATTGTCGAATCCATGATCTTATACGAGACATGTGTTTGTTAAAGGCAAAAGATGAAAGCTTTCTCCAAATTAACTATTCTTTGCAAGAAAATACTTCGTCTGTGACAGCCCAGGCATCACAATTGGGGAAAATTCGAAGACTTGCAATTTACGTGGATGAGAAGGCAGATAGGTTGGTTTCTTCAAGAGATGAAACAAATGGGCACGTAAGGTCTCTATTATTCTTTGGCCTAAGAGAATGGAGgccaaaaagtgaaaaaggatTACTATCTCCGTTGAAAGATTTTAAAGTGCTTAGAGTTTTGAAGGTTGAAGGTCTTCGGGCAAGAAGAGTAGAGTTGCCAAGTGAAATTGGAAATATGGTACACTTAAGGTTTCTAAGTGTGAGGAGGAGCGAAATAAAAACGTTTCCGTCATCCCTAGGTAATTTAGTATGCTTGCAAACTCTTGATTTTCGTGTTTCAAGTTATATTGACATGGTCATCCCAAATGTGATAAAGAAGATGAAACAATTAAGACATTTATATTTACCTTGGAATTACAGAGCAAAGGGTAAGCTAGAGCTGTCTACTCTTGGCCATTTACAGACCTTACATAACCTTTCAAGTGAGTATTGTGATTTGAAAGATGTTGGTAGATTAACCAATCttagaaaactgaaaataagAGTGTTAGGCTCTTTGCAAAATCTGGAGGAAATCTTAAAATCTACAAGCAGCACGCTTAACCGTATCCGGTCTCTAATTGTGAAAAATGACACAAATAGCGGTGAAGAGCAAGCTATGCAAATAGTATCAAGTTGTCCGGGTATATACAAATTGACGTTGGATGGGCCAATCGCAGAATTACCGAAAGAGCTACACAACTATCCAAACCTCACAAAGTTAGTATTGTGGAGTTGTGGTCTCAAGGAGGACCAAATGGGAATACTAGAGAAGCTGCCAAACCTAACAAATTTGAAGCTTTTTGAAAAACCTTTCGAGGAGAATACAAAGATACTGGTTTTCTCCAGAGGAGGATTTCCTTCTCTTGAATTTCTTCATGTTTCTAGAATGGACCAAATAACAGAGCTGAGGGTAGAGAAAGGAGCCATGCCTCGTCTCTGTCAATTGTGCATCCAATTTTGCTCGGGATTGACTACACTTCCAGATGGGCTGAGATATCTTATTTATCTCAAGGAATTAACCATTAGATGGATGTGTAGAGAACTCCACCGTCGGATTGAGGAAGATGGAGAGGATTTCTATAAAATTCAACATGTACCTTGCCTTTTAATTGGAGAACCACTTGATTAA